Proteins encoded together in one Catellatospora citrea window:
- a CDS encoding MarR family winged helix-turn-helix transcriptional regulator — MSTPDKSPFLDDDLTPSVRAFRATLYLAQRLRYLMDERLRADGLTTQQAALLTLVGALGTPSLKQAAAGLGSTHQNVAQLVQALQRKGMLAVHDDPADGRRKLLSVTEASRSYWAARDDGDHAAVATWFTALSAAELDTFAALAERLVSALDPRADRMPRRDTERAGAEAARPGDNRG; from the coding sequence ATGTCTACACCCGACAAGTCCCCGTTCCTCGACGATGACCTCACCCCGTCTGTCCGCGCCTTCCGCGCCACCCTCTACCTGGCCCAACGGCTGCGATACCTGATGGACGAGCGGCTGCGGGCCGACGGCCTGACCACCCAGCAGGCCGCCCTGCTGACCCTCGTGGGCGCGCTCGGCACGCCCTCGCTCAAACAGGCCGCCGCCGGGCTGGGCAGCACCCATCAGAACGTCGCCCAGCTGGTGCAGGCCCTGCAGCGCAAGGGCATGCTGGCGGTGCACGACGACCCGGCCGACGGCCGCCGCAAGCTGCTGTCGGTCACCGAAGCCAGCCGGTCCTACTGGGCCGCCCGCGACGACGGCGACCACGCCGCGGTCGCGACCTGGTTCACCGCCCTGTCGGCGGCCGAACTCGACACCTTCGCCGCGCTCGCCGAGCGCCTGGTGTCCGCCCTGGACCCGCGGGCCGACCGGATGCCGCGGCGCGACACCGAGCGGGCCGGGGCCGAGGCCGCCCGGCCGGGCGACAACCGTGGCTGA
- a CDS encoding response regulator, which yields MIRVLLVDDQRLVRAGLRMLCESVPDMQVVGEAADGATAVRLAEQLHPDVVLMDLRMPGVDGTTATSRILAQRPSSRVLVLTTFDDDDHLYPALAAGACGFLVKDASPDELLDGVRRAAAGDSPFSPAVLRRLVEQAVRHQQAPAAVPDLPGVTEREREVLALVGQGLSNPEIAARLHLGVTTVKTHVANLMTKTGSANRVQLAVHAASAR from the coding sequence GTGATCCGGGTGCTGCTCGTCGACGACCAGCGGTTGGTCCGCGCCGGGCTGCGGATGCTGTGCGAATCGGTGCCGGACATGCAGGTCGTGGGCGAGGCCGCGGACGGCGCGACCGCGGTGCGGCTGGCCGAGCAGCTGCACCCCGACGTGGTGCTGATGGATCTGCGCATGCCGGGGGTCGACGGCACCACGGCGACGTCGCGGATCCTGGCGCAGCGCCCGTCGTCGCGGGTGCTCGTGCTGACGACGTTCGACGACGACGATCACCTGTATCCGGCGCTGGCCGCCGGCGCGTGCGGATTCCTGGTCAAGGACGCGAGCCCGGACGAGCTGCTGGACGGTGTGCGCCGAGCGGCCGCGGGCGACAGCCCCTTCAGCCCGGCGGTGCTGCGCCGCCTGGTCGAACAGGCAGTCCGCCACCAGCAGGCGCCGGCGGCGGTGCCGGACCTGCCGGGCGTCACCGAGCGCGAGCGGGAGGTGCTCGCCCTGGTCGGCCAGGGCCTGTCCAACCCGGAGATCGCGGCGCGGCTGCACCTCGGGGTGACCACGGTCAAGACGCACGTGGCGAACCTGATGACGAAGACGGGCAGCGCCAACCGCGTGCAGCTGGCCGTGCACGCCGCGAGCGCGCGGTAG